From Acidianus brierleyi:
CCTTTCATCCTTTAGCCCCATTATAACTTGATTATTTATAATAATTTCGAAATCCTTTGCATAATACATTTTTCTTTTATGAGGCTTAGGTTCTTTTATCTCTATATATTCTGCTTTTAAGATTCCAGCTTCTTCTAACGCTCTAAGATGAAGATGAGCTAGTGCGTAAGGCATCTTCATGTCTTCCGCTATTTCTTGAACATACATAGGTCTTTGCAAAATCATTTTCAAAATTCTCACCCTTTGGGGTACTGACAAAGCTTTAGCTACTCTTACTAAATCGGAAATTCTCTCCAAATTCATGGTTTTCTCCTTACATACATGTATATAATTAGAAATATAATAGCATAGATAGATATTCCAATATACCATAAAATGTTCAGTTGGCCATCTAGGTTATATCTTAGTTCTTGTGCTACATACGTTGTTGGTTCAAGTAACGTTGGAATCTTAAAATATAATGGCAATACATAAAATGGTATAAATGTTGCTGCAAAAAAAGATAAGCCAAAAGAAAGCACTTGAGACAATTGATTTACTTTTCTTTGATCTAGTGACAGACCGAGATCTAGACCCATGAAAGAAGAAACTAAAAGTGAGATAAATGCGGTAATAGCTAATCCTAGCCAATTAACGTCTATTTTCACTATATTTTCTGCTAATATTACCAATATTATAATTAAAGGAATAGATGTAATAGTTGTCAGAAAAGCTAAAGCCAAACCTACCATCCATTTAGGAGCTCCTGAGGTATATAAAAGAGTTATATGGCCATCATGTTTCATGAAGGATATTTGTTGTGAAATAGATAGAAAGCCATCTATGAATATATATAATGTTAAAGTTCCTGCGACAACACTTGTTGAAAAATATGACTTTGAAAAGTCCAGTAGAAATGCTATAGGGAGTAGAATTAAGAAAAATATGGTTGTGAGAAGATAAAATCTTGTTTGTCTAAGAAATATTTCTATTAGAGTCAAAAATTTCATTGTGATATCACCTTCATATAAATATCTTCTAAAGAAGGTAATTTCACCTCAAATCTGAAATTTACAGAATTTAAAAATTTCTTTATTTCGTCTTCTTTTACATAATACCTTTCCCCATTTTCAATGTTTACAACCTCGTAGTAATTTGAAAATCTCTCTCTAATTTCTCCTATTTTTCCAGAAATTAATATCCTTTTGTTCATAAAATAAACTCTATCAGATAATTCCTCAGCTTCATCTAAGTAGTGTGTAGTCATTATTATAGTAGTTCCATCTTTTTTTAATTCCTTTAAATAATCCCATACTTCTCTCCTTATTTCTGGATCTAGTCCTACAGTAGGTTCATCCAAAATTAATAATTTTGGATTACTAATTACTGCAGATGCAATAAGTACTTTTCTCTTATTTCCGCCCGATAAGTCATCTACTCTTTTTTTAGGTTCTAGCTTCAATTTTTGTATTAGTTCATTACTCTTTATTTTAGCTTCTCTTCTAGATAATCCCTTTAAGATTCCTAATAGTTTTATATGCTCTTCCACAGTTAAATCTGTTAACGGCCTAGATTCTTGAGGAACTACTCCTATATACTTAATAGCTTTTTGTGGGCTCATTCCCATTATTTTTATCTCTCCTTTATCAGGATAAAGCTCTCCATAAATTTGTCTCATTAATGTTGTTTTCCCTCCTCCATTAGGTCCTAAGAAAGTAACAAACTCTCCTTCATCTATTTCAAATGATATATCCTCGTTTGCAATTATTTTGCCATAACTTTTCCATACATTTTTAGCTACTATCATTATTTAATTAGTAAAAATTCTAGTATATAAATCTCTATCAAGTGTTACTGATAGTGAATAAAAATACTTTTAATTATATTTCCATGATAATAAATAAGTATAATCATAAATACTAATTTTCATTATATCCTTATATTAGCTATTATCAAAACTCTTAATATGACACCAGAAGAAGCGTACTCAATTAAACTAGTTTCATATGTAAAAATTTCAGATAAAGGTTTATTACATGTAGAAACGGAAATTGATAAAGATAAATATAAGAACTATATTTATTTAAATAAAGTAAAGATAGGAGAAGGTCTTATTCCTCAATTTTACTTGAATAATTTCTATTATATAAGGGGAGATAAGACGAAATCCCTTATAGTTCAGACTGAATATGGAGAACCAAAGAAACTTTTTACGTTGGCTAAAATTTCTAAATATGTATTTCATAAAAAAGGAATATTAATATTAGGAGAAGAAAAAGCAAGCAAAAAGGAACCTTTTTACGCTAATAAGTTAAAATATAGATTTGATGGTAGAGGTCTACTTAGAAGTAGACAGTCTCTTTACATCTTTGACGGTAATTTAAGGAAAATATTGAGTGGGGATTTCGACGTAACAGACGTGGCTACTAATGGAGATAGAGTAATAGTTTCAACTACTCAGAGTGGAGATGATTATGGGTTAGACGATGTTTATGAAGTGAATATAGACAACGGTGATGTAAGAAAAATAACTAAAGGTGAAGGAAGAGTTTCTGCTATAGCCATGAATGAAAAAGGGGATATAGCTTACTTAGGCCATAGAAAAGGACTTTCTCCTTGGGCCACACAAGAAATTATCATGCCAGAAGAAGGTAAAAGCTTTATGTGTGGAAACAATTGTGGTAGTTCTGTCTTAACTGATCTTTTTGATGGATCTTCTAATCAAATAATTTTTAACAAAGACGAAATTTTATCTTTAGGTCAAGAAAAGGGCTCAGTAGATATTTACAGAATATCAGATAATAAGGTTGCTAAGCTAACCAACGGAAATAAAGTAGTTAAAGGATTTGACTATAATGGAAAGTTAGCTTATTTCTATACTACTCCAGAAAAACCATCTATATTATATTATGATGGAGAATACGATCCTAATCCTAATATTAAGGGAGTCTCGCCAATTCATATAGAAGGAGAAATAGAAGGTTGGGCTATAATAAGAGGAAAAGAGAATCCTACAATTGTATTTATTCACGGTGGACCTCATACTGCTTATGGTTACGGTTATTTTATAGAATTTCAATTCTTTGCAAGCAACGGATATAACATAATATATTGCAATCCAAGAGGTAGTCAGGGATATGGAGAGGAATTCGCTAAAGCATGTGTAGGAGATTGGGGCGGAAAAGATATGGAGGATATATTGAATTTTACTAAAAAAGTTATTTCACAATTTGACCTAAAAGGAAAAATTGGCGTAACTGGAGGATCATATGGAGGTTTTATGACTAATTGGATAGTAACTCAAACTGACTTTTTCTCAGCTGCCATAAGTGAAAGGAGTATTTCTAATCTTGTTAGCATGTGTGGAACAAGCGATATAGGTTTCTGGTTTAATACAATAGAAGCTGGAATTACAGATCCTTGGAGTAAAGACGGAATTCAAAAACTCATGAGTATATCTCCAATATATTATGTTAAGAACGTTAAAACCCCAACAATGTTAATTCAAGGTGAACAAGATTATAGATGTCCGATAGAACAAGCTGAGCAATTCTTTATTGCGTTAAAAATGAATAACATACCTACAATGCTGGTTAGATATCAAGGAGACGGACATGAACATGCTAGAAAGGGTAATCCAAAAAACATGAAAGATCGACTTAAAATAAAAATGGAATGGTTCGATAAATATCTTAAATAAAAATTTTATGACATATATATTAAATGTATATTTCTAAATTCATTATAGTTTTTAACATAAGTGTTATTAGTTCAATAAAGTAGAGTAGAGAAAAATTTTTAGATATTAGGGTAATAAAAAAGTATATGGACTGTATAACTTTGACTAATGTAGTGAAGCGATACGGAAGTTTCGAGGCTCTTAGGAATCTTTCATTTTCAGTACCTTGTGGCGGTAGATATGCTCTTTTAGGTCCAAATGGAGCTGGTAAATCTACCACTATGAAGATCTTAGCTGGATTGTTAAAACCCGATTTAGGTACTGTCAGTATAGCTGGTTATCCTCCAGATTCTAAAGAGGCAAAGGCAATTATGGGGTATTTGCCAGAAGATCCATTACCGTATAGAAATCTTACAGTAAGGGAGAATCTAGAGTATATAGCGGCTTTAAGGGGAATAAAAAATACTAAAGAAAAAGCCGACGAATTAATGTACGCATTCGATCTTACTCAATATGAGAAAATAGCCGCAGGAAAGCTTTCTAGAGGGAATCAGCAAAAATTGTCTATTGCATTAGCGATAATGCATAATCCTCAAGTAGTATTACTTGACGAGCCTTTAAATTATCTTGATATCCCTACTCAAGAGAAAGTTATTTCAATATTAAAGAACATGAATTCAACCTTTTTAGTTTCAACTCACATAATGTCAATAGCAATGAGATTAACTGATCATGTAATAATGATAGTTAACGGTTCTGTTTTATGGGCTGGAAGTATACAGGATTTAAAAGCAATGGGAAAAGAAGATGAGCCTATAGAGAGTGTAGTAGCAAGGATGATGACTAATGCTAGGTAAACTTATAAAACTTCTAATTTTAAGTAGATTTACAAAACCTCTATTAGCTTTGAACATATTAATTCTCCTTTTGGATTATACCTCAATGGAAGGACTTCATGATACCCCTCACGTTCCTAGGGTATTTACAGAAGAGGCTATTTTCATGTTAACTTTTCCTGTTATAATCTCCGCCTTAGCCTCTAGAGTAGTAGTAACTAAATCCGATATGGATTTTCTTTTTACTTTACCATTGGATAGAAGAGAAATTTTTACTGGCATTTACATAGCTTCAATATTTGCTACAGGGATTTTTTCTTTATATTTTGGTATATTTGCTGTAGTAATTTTAGGTACCATCGGCATAGTTATTCCAATACTTCTTGCTATAATGAGTACATCAATGTCTATAACGTTTTCTTCAATGAAGGGATTATATAGAGGAATGATAGGCGCAATACTTACAATATGGTTTGTTTCTCCTTACTTTGGTTTCCCATTTTCACCATTATCAATGATTATAGGATATTATTATGGGTACCCTATACTAATAGCACTAACTTTAATCTTTGTATATTCGTCAATAAGAAATTTCGATAATATAAAGTTCAAGACTTTTCAAGGTAGTAGTAAACCTATTAAAGACCTAATATCGTTTGAAGGCTCTACTCCTTTTACTGCTATATTAAAAAGAAATCTTTCATTTGTGGAATTAGGTGGAAGATTTAATTTTGCTGGGACACCAATGTATAAAACTGCCAGAGTAAAACTCTACTATATTATTCTTGCATCTACTATTATATCTATTATCTATTATTTTATAGTAAGAATGATAGGATTTTTCTCAATTTCCTTTTATTTAGTTATAGCAGAATATATATTAATTCTACAATTAGCACAAACAGCTTTCATGTACGAACCCTTATGGTTAGGATTGGGCATCATAAACCCTATACAGTACGTACGATATTATTTAGGTAGTAAGTCAATAGCAGCATTCTTCATGCTCCTACCATTTGGTATAGTCAATATCATTTTAGGAGTATATAGTTTAGGATTAGTCACAGTCATAGGTATACCTTTAAGCATGATATATTTGGCATCAATAATAGCAAGGCTAAACCCTATTCAAATAAAGGATGAGAATATTCCAAACGTTAGATTCACGGCTATGCAATGGTTAATAGGCCTTTTTACTTTCCCGATTTTAGTTATTGTTATGGTATCAGTATTTTTCCCTGGGATTATCTATGGCATTATAGCGGACGTTATATTAGCAATAATTTCTTTGCCATTTCTATTTTATCAGGGATTTTGGGAAAAGGTGAAAGATAAGATGATTGAAATGGGATTTGTATGATAAAACATTTGCCATTTTTTCTATCTAATGATTTTAAATTCGTAATAACAATATATTCTGTTTCAAAACTTCTTGTTTTTATTACAGGCTTTTTTATTCTTGGTAGTGATTTCTTC
This genomic window contains:
- a CDS encoding ABC transporter ATP-binding protein: MDCITLTNVVKRYGSFEALRNLSFSVPCGGRYALLGPNGAGKSTTMKILAGLLKPDLGTVSIAGYPPDSKEAKAIMGYLPEDPLPYRNLTVRENLEYIAALRGIKNTKEKADELMYAFDLTQYEKIAAGKLSRGNQQKLSIALAIMHNPQVVLLDEPLNYLDIPTQEKVISILKNMNSTFLVSTHIMSIAMRLTDHVIMIVNGSVLWAGSIQDLKAMGKEDEPIESVVARMMTNAR
- a CDS encoding S9 family peptidase; amino-acid sequence: MTPEEAYSIKLVSYVKISDKGLLHVETEIDKDKYKNYIYLNKVKIGEGLIPQFYLNNFYYIRGDKTKSLIVQTEYGEPKKLFTLAKISKYVFHKKGILILGEEKASKKEPFYANKLKYRFDGRGLLRSRQSLYIFDGNLRKILSGDFDVTDVATNGDRVIVSTTQSGDDYGLDDVYEVNIDNGDVRKITKGEGRVSAIAMNEKGDIAYLGHRKGLSPWATQEIIMPEEGKSFMCGNNCGSSVLTDLFDGSSNQIIFNKDEILSLGQEKGSVDIYRISDNKVAKLTNGNKVVKGFDYNGKLAYFYTTPEKPSILYYDGEYDPNPNIKGVSPIHIEGEIEGWAIIRGKENPTIVFIHGGPHTAYGYGYFIEFQFFASNGYNIIYCNPRGSQGYGEEFAKACVGDWGGKDMEDILNFTKKVISQFDLKGKIGVTGGSYGGFMTNWIVTQTDFFSAAISERSISNLVSMCGTSDIGFWFNTIEAGITDPWSKDGIQKLMSISPIYYVKNVKTPTMLIQGEQDYRCPIEQAEQFFIALKMNNIPTMLVRYQGDGHEHARKGNPKNMKDRLKIKMEWFDKYLK
- a CDS encoding ABC transporter ATP-binding protein, producing the protein MIVAKNVWKSYGKIIANEDISFEIDEGEFVTFLGPNGGGKTTLMRQIYGELYPDKGEIKIMGMSPQKAIKYIGVVPQESRPLTDLTVEEHIKLLGILKGLSRREAKIKSNELIQKLKLEPKKRVDDLSGGNKRKVLIASAVISNPKLLILDEPTVGLDPEIRREVWDYLKELKKDGTTIIMTTHYLDEAEELSDRVYFMNKRILISGKIGEIRERFSNYYEVVNIENGERYYVKEDEIKKFLNSVNFRFEVKLPSLEDIYMKVISQ
- a CDS encoding ArsR/SmtB family transcription factor — encoded protein: MNLERISDLVRVAKALSVPQRVRILKMILQRPMYVQEIAEDMKMPYALAHLHLRALEEAGILKAEYIEIKEPKPHKRKMYYAKDFEIIINNQVIMGLKDER